A single region of the Planctomycetota bacterium genome encodes:
- a CDS encoding L-seryl-tRNA(Sec) selenium transferase, whose translation MKPQIDTDKHSKGVLLRGIPSIEEILQFDKTAALLAACPRSLVVQSVRSVLDKLRQSIKALRCSRTERPASSQGIGTLDREEIAGFRMPDTEGIFSLVEKEVRQRTMPLFRRSINATGIVLHTGLGRAVLPASAVDALKHHISGYSRLAVDLKTGLRKDRDKIIEGLICEMTGAQAATVVNNNAAATILILNTLAKGKEVVCSRGQMVEIGGSFRIPDIMETSGARLKSIGTTNRTHLKDYQKAINANTGALLKVHASNFRIVGFTSEVDIKELAVLGHKHKLPVIDDIGSGALIDLSSFGLTGEPLVSESIKAGADVICFSSDKLMGGPQAGIIIGKKKYIEVIRKNPLYRAFRAGKLTLVALEETLKLFRDKDTVMQANPTLRMLTTDRKTLGQRAEAFKNRLADAVVIDDYSQAGSGSLAGYNIPTKAVAIKPKGISAQRLSDQLRQREIPILARLKDNRVLFDMRTILDGEDTEIINALKEIIR comes from the coding sequence ATGAAACCACAGATAGACACAGATAAACACAGTAAAGGCGTCTTGCTAAGAGGAATTCCGTCCATTGAAGAGATACTGCAATTCGATAAAACAGCGGCGCTTTTAGCGGCCTGCCCGCGTTCCCTGGTGGTCCAATCCGTGCGCAGTGTTTTAGATAAACTCCGGCAGTCAATCAAGGCGCTCCGATGCTCACGAACGGAGCGCCCCGCATCCTCGCAGGGCATCGGGACGTTGGATAGAGAAGAGATAGCCGGATTCCGGATGCCGGATACAGAAGGAATATTCTCGTTAGTGGAGAAAGAGGTGCGCCAGCGGACTATGCCTTTGTTCCGCCGGTCTATCAATGCCACGGGTATTGTGCTTCATACCGGTCTGGGCCGGGCTGTGCTGCCGGCTTCGGCTGTGGATGCGCTCAAGCATCATATCAGCGGTTATTCGCGCCTGGCGGTTGACCTCAAGACCGGATTGCGGAAAGACCGGGATAAGATTATTGAAGGGCTGATTTGCGAGATGACCGGCGCCCAGGCCGCGACCGTGGTCAATAACAATGCGGCGGCTACGATTCTTATTCTCAATACCCTGGCTAAGGGCAAGGAGGTTGTCTGCTCGCGCGGCCAGATGGTGGAAATCGGCGGCTCGTTCCGGATTCCGGATATCATGGAGACCAGCGGCGCACGCCTGAAGAGTATCGGCACGACCAACCGGACCCATCTCAAGGATTACCAAAAAGCGATTAACGCCAATACCGGAGCGCTGCTCAAGGTCCACGCCAGTAATTTCCGGATTGTCGGATTTACCTCCGAGGTGGATATCAAGGAGCTGGCCGTATTGGGGCATAAGCATAAACTACCGGTTATAGATGATATCGGTTCCGGCGCATTAATTGACCTGTCTTCTTTCGGGCTGACCGGCGAACCGCTGGTGTCTGAGAGCATCAAGGCCGGAGCTGATGTGATTTGCTTCAGCTCTGATAAACTCATGGGCGGTCCCCAGGCCGGCATTATTATCGGCAAGAAGAAATATATTGAGGTCATCAGGAAGAATCCGTTATATCGGGCGTTCCGGGCCGGTAAACTTACCTTGGTGGCACTGGAAGAGACCCTGAAATTATTCCGGGATAAGGATACGGTTATGCAGGCCAACCCGACCTTGAGGATGCTGACCACTGATAGAAAGACGCTGGGCCAAAGGGCTGAGGCGTTTAAGAACAGGTTGGCGGACGCAGTGGTGATTGACGACTATTCCCAGGCCGGCAGCGGTTCCCTGGCCGGATACAATATACCGACCAAGGCCGTGGCAATAAAACCCAAGGGCATTTCAGCCCAGAGATTATCCGACCAACTCAGGCAGCGCGAGATACCTATTTTAGCCCGGCTCAAGGATAACCGGGTGCTCTTTGATATGCGGACTATTTTGGATGGCGAAGATACTGAAATAATAAATGCGTTGAAAGAGATAATAAGATAA
- the selD gene encoding selenide, water dikinase SelD has product MSNIRLTSTVQSGGCAAKLSPDILSSALRNLPISRHPNLLVGLARPDDAGVYKLSPEIAIIQTVDFFPPIVDQPYLFGQIAATNALSDVYAMGGKPITAMNVVGFPASKFPLDVLREMLRGGMDKIQESGAVLVGGHTINDTELKYGLSVTGTVHPDEIITNSQARPGDCLILTKPLGTGVFTSALKAGRVKQDGMKPVIKSMLTLNRIASEIAVKMKANACTDVTGFSFIGHSYLMASNSRVSMVIDHQAVPMFDGALELSKAGFVPCGTRNNRRSYQRYVSMPKGLPEEMVNLLFDPQTSGGLLISVPQNKAQLLLQKLRAKGIKEATIIGRVIKPGKKRITVI; this is encoded by the coding sequence ATGTCAAATATCCGGCTTACCAGCACGGTCCAGAGCGGCGGCTGCGCCGCTAAACTAAGCCCGGATATCCTTTCCAGCGCCCTGCGCAATCTGCCCATCAGCAGACACCCCAATCTCCTGGTCGGCCTGGCCCGGCCTGATGATGCCGGCGTATATAAATTATCACCTGAAATAGCCATCATCCAGACCGTGGATTTCTTCCCGCCTATCGTGGACCAGCCCTATCTCTTCGGCCAGATTGCCGCAACTAATGCCCTGAGCGATGTCTATGCCATGGGCGGTAAACCGATTACCGCCATGAATGTGGTCGGTTTCCCGGCCTCTAAATTCCCGCTTGATGTCCTGCGTGAAATGCTTAGGGGCGGGATGGACAAGATTCAGGAATCCGGCGCGGTCCTGGTGGGCGGGCATACCATCAATGACACGGAACTGAAATACGGACTGTCCGTGACCGGCACAGTCCATCCGGATGAGATTATCACCAATTCCCAGGCCCGGCCCGGCGATTGCCTGATACTTACCAAGCCGCTGGGCACCGGGGTATTTACCTCGGCGCTCAAGGCCGGCAGGGTTAAGCAGGACGGGATGAAACCGGTTATTAAATCCATGCTCACGCTTAACAGGATTGCATCAGAAATAGCGGTAAAGATGAAAGCCAATGCCTGCACGGATGTGACGGGTTTTTCGTTCATCGGGCATAGTTATCTGATGGCGTCAAACAGCAGGGTCAGCATGGTTATAGACCACCAGGCCGTGCCAATGTTTGACGGGGCGCTGGAGCTGTCTAAAGCCGGATTTGTGCCCTGCGGCACCCGCAATAACCGGCGGTCATATCAGCGTTATGTCAGCATGCCCAAAGGACTGCCTGAGGAAATGGTTAATCTGCTCTTTGACCCGCAGACCTCAGGCGGGTTGTTGATAAGCGTGCCTCAGAATAAGGCGCAATTATTGTTGCAAAAACTCAGGGCGAAAGGTATTAAAGAGGCAACCATTATTGGTAGGGTTATAAAACCGGGAAAGAAGCGAATTACCGTAATATAA
- a CDS encoding glutamate mutase L, with protein sequence MSKELNVIIATDCGSTTTKAILIEKMPSGEYRQTFRGEAPTTVEAPFEDVTKGVLNGISEIEELSGRKILDGEKIIYPNNGNVGVDLYVSTSSAGGGLQMMVAGAVKSMTGESAQRAALGAGSIVMDVLASNDGRLGYEKIERIRQLRPDMVLLSGGTDGGTVTHVVELAEYLAAADPKPRFGIGYQLPVIFAGNKEARTQIDGILGKRTALYITDNIRPTLERENLIPARTKIHDLFLEHVMAQAPGYKKLMSWAGAPIMPTPAAVGLIMEAISKKQGINVVGVDIGGATTDTFSVFDGIFNRTVSANLGMSYSISNVLAEAGLPNIMRWVPFDVQEEDIRNRIKNKMIRPTTIPQTRDELQIEQAIAREALRLAFEHHKQLAVGLKGVQQERSISDAFDQSASGQTLIDMNRLHLIVGSGGILSHAPRRVQSMVMMIDSYQPAGITHLSVDSIFMMPHLGVLSTVNEKAATDVFDRDCMVYLGAAICPVGLAKPGDRCVEYKITYPDGKTTVDSMPFGEIKLYPLNVGHEATIEVHPSKNFDMGEGKGKVVRKKVKGGVVGIIIDTRGRPLALPEEKTARVNALQKWAKAVNLYS encoded by the coding sequence ATGAGCAAAGAACTTAATGTCATTATCGCCACTGATTGCGGCAGCACCACTACCAAGGCCATATTAATAGAAAAGATGCCGTCCGGCGAATACCGCCAGACCTTCCGGGGCGAGGCGCCCACCACGGTCGAAGCGCCCTTTGAGGATGTGACCAAAGGCGTGTTAAACGGCATTTCCGAAATAGAGGAATTGTCCGGCCGCAAAATCCTGGACGGCGAAAAGATTATCTATCCCAATAACGGCAATGTCGGGGTTGACCTTTATGTTTCCACCAGCAGCGCCGGCGGCGGACTGCAGATGATGGTGGCCGGCGCGGTCAAGAGCATGACCGGTGAAAGCGCGCAAAGAGCCGCGCTCGGCGCCGGCTCTATTGTTATGGATGTCCTGGCCTCCAATGACGGCCGGCTGGGTTATGAAAAGATAGAACGCATCCGCCAACTCCGGCCTGATATGGTCCTGTTATCCGGCGGCACAGACGGCGGCACCGTCACCCACGTGGTGGAACTGGCCGAATACCTGGCCGCGGCCGACCCCAAGCCGCGCTTCGGCATCGGCTATCAACTGCCGGTAATATTCGCCGGCAACAAAGAGGCGCGCACCCAGATTGACGGGATTCTCGGCAAGCGGACGGCTTTGTATATTACTGATAATATCAGGCCGACCCTGGAACGGGAAAACCTGATTCCGGCCCGGACCAAGATACACGATTTATTCCTGGAGCATGTCATGGCCCAGGCACCCGGTTATAAGAAACTCATGTCCTGGGCCGGCGCGCCCATTATGCCCACGCCGGCCGCGGTGGGTCTCATTATGGAGGCCATCTCCAAGAAGCAGGGCATCAACGTGGTCGGTGTTGATATCGGCGGCGCCACTACCGACACTTTTTCGGTCTTTGACGGTATTTTCAACCGCACGGTCAGCGCCAATCTGGGCATGAGTTACTCTATCTCCAACGTCCTGGCCGAGGCCGGACTGCCCAATATTATGCGCTGGGTGCCCTTTGACGTCCAGGAAGAGGATATCCGCAACCGCATCAAGAACAAGATGATTCGCCCGACCACTATCCCGCAGACCCGGGACGAACTGCAGATAGAACAGGCCATTGCCCGCGAGGCACTGCGCCTGGCATTTGAACACCACAAGCAGTTGGCCGTGGGACTAAAAGGCGTCCAGCAGGAACGTTCGATTTCCGATGCCTTTGACCAGTCGGCCAGCGGCCAGACCCTGATTGACATGAACCGCCTGCACCTGATTGTCGGCTCAGGCGGCATACTCTCGCACGCCCCCAGAAGGGTCCAGTCCATGGTCATGATGATTGACTCCTACCAGCCGGCCGGAATCACCCACCTGTCCGTGGACAGCATCTTTATGATGCCGCACCTGGGCGTCTTGTCCACGGTCAATGAAAAGGCGGCCACCGACGTCTTTGACCGGGACTGTATGGTTTACCTGGGCGCGGCCATCTGCCCGGTCGGACTGGCCAAACCCGGCGACCGGTGCGTGGAATACAAGATTACCTATCCGGACGGCAAGACCACCGTTGATTCTATGCCCTTCGGCGAGATAAAACTCTATCCGTTGAATGTCGGCCATGAAGCCACCATCGAGGTCCATCCCAGCAAGAACTTTGACATGGGTGAAGGCAAAGGCAAGGTGGTCAGGAAAAAGGTCAAAGGCGGCGTAGTCGGTATTATCATTGACACCAGAGGCCGTCCGCTGGCGCTGCCTGAAGAAAAGACCGCCCGGGTCAATGCCCTGCAGAAATGGGCCAAGGCCGTTAATCTTTATTCATAA
- a CDS encoding sugar kinase yields MSLLVVGSVALDTIETPHGKVENILGGSAVYFSYGAGFFSPVRLVGVVGNDFAQDEELELLKSRKVDLRGLKTEPGQTFRWSGQYVGDMGRAETRAVALGVFGDFQPVIPPYYQDSRYVFLANGSPKLQKNVLKQIRRPKFVVCDTMNYWIANEKKALLSLIEHIDGLIVNNDEVHQLTGMHHTVSAARAILKWGPKMLIIKKGEHGALLITKNDFFAIPGYPIEVVRDPTGAGDSFAGGMMGYLARIDNLSVKNLKQALLYGNVVASFTIEEFGLEGLKDTNRKQVQERYKKLLSMITV; encoded by the coding sequence ATGTCTTTATTAGTTGTCGGCTCTGTGGCTCTTGATACGATTGAAACCCCGCACGGCAAAGTGGAGAATATCCTGGGCGGCTCGGCCGTCTATTTCTCCTACGGCGCCGGATTCTTCTCGCCGGTCCGCCTGGTCGGCGTGGTCGGTAACGATTTCGCGCAGGATGAGGAACTGGAACTGCTCAAAAGCCGTAAGGTTGACCTGCGCGGGCTAAAGACCGAACCCGGCCAAACCTTCCGCTGGTCCGGCCAGTATGTCGGCGATATGGGCCGGGCCGAGACCCGGGCGGTCGCGCTCGGCGTCTTCGGCGATTTCCAGCCGGTCATTCCCCCTTATTACCAGGATTCCCGATACGTCTTCCTGGCTAACGGCTCTCCCAAACTCCAGAAAAATGTCCTTAAGCAAATTCGCCGTCCCAAATTCGTGGTCTGCGATACCATGAACTACTGGATTGCCAACGAGAAAAAGGCGTTGTTGTCACTGATTGAACACATTGACGGCCTGATTGTCAATAACGACGAGGTGCACCAGTTGACCGGGATGCATCACACGGTCAGCGCGGCCCGGGCCATCCTCAAATGGGGGCCCAAGATGCTCATCATCAAGAAGGGTGAGCACGGCGCCTTGCTGATTACCAAGAACGATTTCTTTGCCATACCCGGTTACCCGATAGAAGTGGTCCGCGACCCGACCGGCGCCGGGGATTCCTTTGCCGGCGGCATGATGGGTTACCTGGCCCGGATCGACAATCTGTCGGTCAAAAACTTGAAGCAGGCGCTGCTTTATGGTAATGTCGTGGCGTCTTTTACCATCGAGGAATTCGGCCTCGAAGGCCTTAAGGACACAAATCGTAAACAGGTTCAGGAGCGGTACAAAAAGCTTCTGTCTATGATTACGGTATAG
- the mobB gene encoding molybdopterin-guanine dinucleotide biosynthesis protein B, with the protein MRVISIVGKSGSGKTTLLEKIVRELARRGYHIGTIKHDTHGFEIDYPGKDSYRHFHAGSQMTMISGPDQIALVKRLAKPLALDETLRIFFKPHKFDLIITEGFKRENKPKIEIVRKAISTEPICRNKGDQLAALASDIKITGYSVPQFGLNEIKKITDFIEKEFIATKTRRH; encoded by the coding sequence ATGAGGGTTATTTCTATTGTCGGCAAGTCCGGCAGCGGCAAGACCACGCTATTAGAAAAGATAGTCCGGGAACTGGCCCGGCGCGGGTATCATATCGGCACCATCAAGCACGATACGCACGGGTTTGAGATTGATTACCCGGGCAAGGATTCCTACCGGCATTTCCACGCCGGGAGCCAGATGACCATGATTTCCGGCCCGGACCAGATAGCGTTAGTCAAACGGCTGGCCAAGCCGCTGGCTTTGGATGAGACGCTCAGGATATTCTTTAAGCCCCATAAATTCGACTTGATTATCACCGAGGGGTTCAAGCGGGAGAACAAGCCCAAGATAGAGATAGTCCGTAAGGCAATATCAACCGAGCCGATTTGCCGGAATAAAGGCGACCAATTAGCCGCCTTAGCCAGCGATATAAAAATCACGGGTTATTCGGTGCCCCAGTTCGGACTGAATGAAATTAAGAAGATAACTGATTTTATAGAAAAAGAGTTTATAGCCACGAAGACACGAAGGCACTAA
- a CDS encoding molybdenum cofactor guanylyltransferase codes for MTNNKITAVILCGGQSKRIGRNKAFLKIDNKPFIEIIINKLQGLFQKIIISAKQPAPYRYLKSAKVVIVNDRSKILGSLVGIYSALKKSPTEYIFVIAVDMPNIETKLIKRLLRNYKGYDVVIPETRKGLEPLCAVYSKKCSPFIQEQIRQGNYKIIDFFDKAKVKTIRLNRDGLFNVNTLKDYYLLR; via the coding sequence ATGACTAACAATAAAATAACCGCCGTGATACTTTGCGGCGGGCAGAGTAAAAGAATTGGCCGGAATAAAGCGTTTCTTAAAATAGATAACAAACCCTTCATTGAAATCATCATCAATAAACTGCAGGGATTATTTCAGAAGATAATTATTTCCGCCAAGCAACCTGCCCCATACCGGTATCTAAAATCGGCTAAAGTAGTGATTGTCAATGACCGCTCCAAGATTCTAGGCAGTCTGGTCGGGATTTATTCGGCATTGAAGAAGTCGCCCACCGAATACATCTTTGTGATTGCCGTCGATATGCCCAATATAGAAACAAAACTGATAAAGCGTCTCCTGCGGAATTACAAAGGATACGATGTAGTCATACCTGAAACCAGGAAAGGGTTGGAGCCGCTCTGCGCGGTATATTCCAAGAAATGCAGCCCCTTCATACAAGAACAAATCAGGCAAGGCAATTACAAGATTATAGATTTCTTTGACAAGGCCAAAGTAAAGACCATCCGGCTGAACCGGGACGGGCTATTTAATGTAAACACCTTAAAGGATTACTATTTACTCCGGTAA
- a CDS encoding YbhB/YbcL family Raf kinase inhibitor-like protein, protein MFETNILLLICISLIIGCSRNDVADPAVKGNEAVIKLTSPAFRDGGAIPAKYTADGQDISPALAWVDVPTGTKTFVLVCDDPDAPGGTWVHWLMYNIPVTVSGLPDGVPVQEVLDNGAQQGKSDFKRPAYGGPAPPSGTHRYFFKLYALDSALQLEPKTTTKDVLVNAMAGHIIGKGQLMGTYRSK, encoded by the coding sequence ATGTTTGAAACAAATATCCTGCTATTGATTTGCATTTCCCTGATTATCGGTTGTTCGCGTAACGATGTTGCCGACCCGGCCGTAAAAGGCAATGAGGCGGTTATCAAGCTCACCAGCCCGGCGTTCAGGGATGGGGGAGCGATTCCGGCCAAATACACGGCCGACGGCCAGGACATTTCTCCGGCCCTGGCCTGGGTTGATGTTCCGACCGGTACCAAGACGTTTGTCCTTGTCTGCGATGACCCGGATGCGCCCGGCGGCACTTGGGTTCACTGGTTGATGTATAATATTCCGGTTACGGTTTCCGGATTACCCGATGGCGTTCCTGTTCAGGAGGTTCTGGACAACGGCGCCCAGCAGGGAAAGAGTGACTTCAAGCGTCCGGCCTACGGCGGCCCGGCTCCGCCTTCAGGCACGCACCGTTACTTCTTCAAACTCTATGCCCTGGATAGCGCGCTTCAGTTGGAGCCCAAGACTACTACCAAGGATGTCTTGGTTAATGCCATGGCCGGGCACATTATCGGCAAGGGGCAATTGATGGGCACTTACCGGAGTAAATAG
- a CDS encoding glutamate--tRNA ligase, whose product MTSKIRVRFAPSPTGYLHIGGGRTALYNYLLARHYNGTLVLRIEDTDQVRSTDESTKAIFESLKWLGIDWDEGPFYQSQRRDTYNQYAQKLLDEGKAVYREDPGKGKAIVFKMPLGRSFVFDDLVHGAIKFESDLLGDQVLVKSDGFPTYNFACVIDDSLLNITHVIRGDDHISNTPKQIALYEALGQPIPKFGHIPLIMGEDGSRLSKRHGHTSIGEYQELGYLPEAMFNFLALMGWSPGDDKELMTKDEIIKLFTIERVKDKPAQFNLKKLTWMNSHYLRHLPVERLYQLTKPYLEKAGYDLAKATETKAMKLVDLYRERIKLLSEIAEVTRFFFEDKINYQAEAVDKFVKTADGTQVLGMVRDGLASAADFSHTSLEPILRQVAESKGLKFQGVAQPVRVALTGTTVSPGIFEVMELLGKERVLERINGCLL is encoded by the coding sequence ATGACCAGCAAAATACGAGTCCGTTTCGCGCCCAGCCCGACCGGGTATCTCCATATCGGCGGCGGCCGGACCGCGCTATACAATTATCTCCTGGCCCGGCACTATAACGGCACTCTGGTGCTGAGGATAGAGGATACGGACCAGGTCCGCTCGACCGATGAATCCACCAAGGCCATATTCGAGTCGCTCAAATGGCTGGGGATTGACTGGGACGAAGGCCCGTTTTACCAGAGCCAGCGCCGGGATACCTATAACCAGTATGCCCAGAAACTGCTGGACGAGGGCAAGGCCGTCTACCGCGAGGACCCGGGCAAGGGCAAGGCGATTGTCTTTAAGATGCCGCTGGGGCGCAGTTTCGTCTTTGACGACCTGGTACACGGCGCCATCAAGTTTGAGAGCGACCTGTTGGGCGACCAGGTACTGGTAAAGTCAGACGGATTCCCGACCTATAATTTTGCCTGCGTGATTGACGATTCACTCTTGAATATCACGCACGTCATCCGGGGCGACGACCATATCTCCAACACGCCCAAACAGATTGCGCTTTACGAGGCGCTGGGCCAGCCGATACCAAAATTCGGGCATATTCCGCTGATTATGGGCGAGGACGGCTCGCGCCTGAGCAAGCGGCACGGGCATACCTCAATCGGCGAATACCAGGAACTGGGTTATCTGCCTGAGGCGATGTTTAATTTCCTGGCGCTGATGGGCTGGTCGCCCGGAGACGACAAGGAATTGATGACCAAGGACGAGATTATCAAACTGTTCACCATTGAACGGGTCAAGGACAAACCGGCCCAGTTCAATCTCAAGAAGCTGACCTGGATGAACAGCCATTACCTGAGACACCTGCCGGTAGAACGGCTTTATCAGTTAACCAAGCCCTATCTGGAAAAGGCCGGATATGATTTGGCCAAAGCGACTGAAACCAAGGCAATGAAACTGGTCGACCTGTACCGCGAGCGCATCAAACTGCTTTCCGAGATTGCCGAGGTGACCAGATTCTTCTTCGAGGACAAGATCAATTACCAGGCCGAGGCGGTGGATAAATTCGTCAAGACCGCGGACGGCACGCAGGTCCTGGGGATGGTCCGTGATGGCCTGGCCAGCGCCGCTGATTTCTCGCATACCTCGCTGGAACCAATCCTGCGCCAGGTGGCCGAGAGCAAGGGACTGAAGTTCCAGGGCGTGGCCCAGCCGGTCCGGGTGGCGCTGACCGGCACGACCGTTTCGCCCGGCATCTTCGAGGTGATGGAATTGCTGGGCAAGGAACGGGTTCTGGAGCGGATAAATGGGTGCCTTTTATAA